One Aster yellows witches'-broom phytoplasma AYWB DNA segment encodes these proteins:
- a CDS encoding DNA adenine methylase, with protein sequence MQKFINWVGCKKKLLPHLLPLIPKKFKTYYEPFLGSGALYLSLMPKKAILNDNDTQLIQIWKSILYNPQDFYNKALAFENFIYQYPKSQQKQQKEAFKTLLNQYNHLLTKNKNRSTKASLFFILSKYCFRGILRYKDNTSLYTNFGYKSKYKTSLLNLNDLFSLQKHFQKNKHVLLCTDYQKIIAATKKDDFLFIDPPYYNGKNITISSFDKGVFGFTEQVKLFNCLEKADKRGVKWLYTNYDTPEIRALFKNYYFQSIKSSTSHNLTNKNNNHEIIITNY encoded by the coding sequence ATGCAAAAATTCATTAATTGGGTTGGTTGTAAAAAGAAATTATTACCACATCTTTTACCTTTAATTCCTAAAAAATTTAAAACTTATTACGAACCTTTTTTAGGGAGCGGCGCTTTATATTTATCCTTAATGCCTAAAAAAGCCATTTTAAACGATAATGACACACAACTCATCCAAATATGGAAAAGTATTTTATATAATCCTCAAGATTTTTATAATAAAGCATTAGCTTTTGAAAACTTTATTTATCAATATCCCAAATCACAACAAAAACAACAAAAAGAAGCTTTTAAAACATTATTAAACCAATATAATCATTTATTAACTAAAAATAAAAATAGATCAACCAAAGCATCGCTTTTCTTTATTTTAAGTAAATATTGTTTTCGTGGCATTTTAAGATACAAAGATAATACATCCTTATATACAAATTTTGGTTATAAGTCTAAATATAAAACTAGCCTATTAAATTTAAATGATTTATTCTCCTTACAAAAACATTTTCAAAAAAATAAACATGTCTTGTTATGTACTGATTATCAAAAAATAATTGCCGCCACCAAGAAAGATGATTTTTTGTTTATCGATCCACCTTATTACAACGGCAAAAACATCACTATATCATCTTTTGACAAAGGAGTTTTTGGTTTTACTGAACAAGTTAAATTATTCAACTGTCTCGAAAAAGCTGATAAAAGAGGAGTTAAATGGTTATACACCAATTATGATACTCCCGAAATTAGAGCATTATTTAAAAATTATTACTTCCAAAGTATCAAATCTAGTACTAGCCATAATTTGACAAATAAAAACAATAATCATGAAATCATTATTACCAATTATTAA
- a CDS encoding HU family DNA-binding protein, with protein sequence MTKKELIKNIAEVNKTSISKTEEFYHSFEHTLIESITSNEEVILSSKIGKFILKTRKAYTGRNPQTGKKLKISAKTVVSFKLSKTIKDKVKDLTLE encoded by the coding sequence ATGACTAAAAAAGAATTAATTAAAAACATAGCTGAGGTAAATAAAACCTCAATTTCAAAAACAGAAGAATTTTACCATTCATTCGAACATACCCTAATAGAATCCATTACTTCCAACGAAGAAGTAATTTTATCCTCTAAAATAGGTAAATTCATCTTAAAAACTCGTAAAGCCTACACTGGTAGAAATCCCCAAACAGGCAAAAAACTCAAAATCTCTGCGAAAACCGTTGTCTCTTTCAAATTATCTAAAACCATTAAAGATAAAGTAAAAGATTTAACATTAGAATAA
- a CDS encoding single-stranded DNA-binding protein, translating into MLNNIQLIGRITHDLEKQYINSNNEQITKIDFQLAVNQTKDKVQYIPCVVFRTQAENFHKYLHKGSKIYLEGTLSIQKYTNNEGQKKTNTKVIVHKVIFLDNKSQTDNLPF; encoded by the coding sequence ATGTTAAACAACATTCAATTAATCGGTCGAATTACACATGACCTCGAAAAACAATACATTAACAGTAATAACGAACAAATTACAAAAATAGATTTTCAATTAGCTGTTAACCAAACCAAAGACAAAGTTCAATATATTCCTTGTGTAGTTTTTAGAACCCAAGCTGAAAATTTTCATAAATACTTACATAAAGGATCGAAAATTTATCTCGAAGGAACATTATCCATCCAAAAATATACCAATAACGAAGGCCAAAAGAAAACAAATACAAAAGTGATCGTACATAAAGTCATCTTTTTAGATAATAAATCTCAAACTGATAATTTACCATTTTAA